The genomic window ttcatcatcttcttcatcgtcATCATCAGTAAGCGGCATGGATCAAAGCTACAGCAATAGAAGCATCAACTCGCTTGAGATTTCAAGTGTTCCCCAGTGTGGTTGTCGTTTGCCAATGAAGATGTGGGTAGCAAATACAATGCAAAATAGAAACCGGAAGTTTTGGAAGTGTCATTTGGCTGGGGTAATATGTCGCATGATTTATATGTTTGGCTGGGGTAATTTGTCTCATGATATATATGCGTTTTATGCCAATTTTTGTTGATGTTTGCAGGGTCTTAATTCTTGTGACTTGTTTTTGTGGGACGATGAATTTGCCACAGCCATGGGTGAAAGTACAAAGAGTGAAAATCGTGACTGCAAGAAATGTAATGTTGCATTGGTGAAGTTGGAAATAATAGTGAAAAAGCTTGAAAAAACAAAGTTGAAAGTTACCATCATGCAGAAGAAGATTTATCAGATGAAAATGGCCTTCATGTTTTGTTTGATCATGTTTGCAGTGATTTTGAAGTTCAAGAATTAGGCATTAGAATACTATAATAACAAGATTGTTGTAGTAGGATTGTGTTAAGTTGTTATACTATGCTTGGTTTAAGTTGTTGTAGTCTTGTGATGGGTTTGGTTAAAATCAGTCATGAAGAAAAATTATGTAAATTTCAAATGAATTAATGGAAATTTTTGTTTACAGTTTATGGCATTAGATGTATTAAACTGTCTCATTGTTTTGTTTATAAGGTGTAATGAATTACTTGTGCACCAGAAAATAAATTGTAAACAGCCAATGAGCACAAAATGTAGTTCATATTAATCAAGACCTTAAGTCTTATATTGTCATAAACATTAAGTTACACAAAACATCAGTCAAAGACATCTAGATCAAATCATCCAAAAGAACATAAAACAACATAACATTGTCATAAAGATTACACAAAACATGAGACAAATCATAAAGAGACAAGATTCTATTTCTTTGCtttcttgtttgatttttttgaaagacTCAGAAATGTTGTTCATTAGAACATcacattttggaaaaaaattaaaagcatgcttacaccagCTTTTTGGTTGAACTCCCATAAGCCAACTCCATGCCTTTGGATCAAGTTCTTTTAGCTCATTCATCTTGGTCATCCATCCTTGGTAGTATGTTGCTTTTGCTGCCCCCATCATCAAGTCCCTTATCAATGCTCCTCCACCAATTTCTTTTTGAAGTTAGCATATAGATGTCTCAAACACAGTCTGTGTTCCACTCTTTCACCCATGTCTTCAAAGACTGAACAAAGTATGTTTGTGGCCCACCTTTGAACAAAGTATGTTTGTGGCCCACCTTTGAACAAAGTATTAAAAACCCACACTTGGCCCTACATTCCACCCTAACCCTGTAGCTCTCGTTTTTCACAAACTTTATTTCCCTACCATTTAATACTGACCACTCACGTATAGCTTCTCTAAACTCATCAAGGGAATTAAATTTCATACCCCACTCAAATTTAAAATTCTTATTGAAATGCtcctttttaaacttttcaaacttGTGAACTTTGTCCTCATCTGATAAATCAGGGTCTAAGTTGTCCAACTCGTCAGTTAcatattcatcttcatcttccatttctttcttttctgaACCCCTCATAACATCTGATAGGGAAGGAGCTTCCTTCCTAGGTACAGAAACATCTATGTCTTCAAACCCATCCTCCAAACCAGTGGCACGTTCATCCTCACTATCTCCTAATCCTTCCACTCCTTCTTCCTCACTTTGATCCTGAACATCTATTTCATTAACACACCTAGGACTAACAACTGAAAATGAAACATCTACTACATCATGCTCTACATACATGACACCCTCTACTTCAGTGGCATAAGAAAATGCAGCTACATCATAACAGTCATCATCTTTcttaatttggaaaaagttgggATCAATTTCAACAACCTTTGTCCATACCCTAAATGTGCCTTCACTGTAACCCCACTCATTCAATAGCTTGTTAACACAAACCATAGTAAAGTTGTCAATGTGAATGTCAGTAACATGTGTCGTTACCCCTCCCCTGTATATCATAACCCCATCACCCATGCTCACAAATTCCCCTCCATGATGGAAAACAACACTGATTAAATGCATATTCTGAAATTTTTAAAGGAAATGAAAAATTTGTTAAACCCTAATGTGATGACAAACCCTAAAATTTGTTAAACCCTAAAATTCGTACCTTTCCATCTTCAATAACTTCTTCTTCTACAGGTTCGTCCCGGTTCACGACCTTGGTTTTCTTGGATGACTGGCTTGACTGCATCGTCTTCTCACTCTGGCTGACTGCATCGTCTTTCTTGACCGCGCCGTCTTCTTTGAATGGCTCATCTTCTCCGTCTTGCTCGTCTTCGTCTTCTTCGTTTTCGCCATTGCCTCTTTGCTTTTTTCAGAAGTGTTTGCCCTAATTTTTTTCAGGGGGGTAAAATGAGAACAGTAAAACAATGACTTATATACTATGGCTTACGTGGCATtagtaactgtcataccccagaatttgcccatactatttctcttatacaaattcaaatcaatacataaagctccaagacacattctcctatacaaggctcagaaactagggtttggtttgttcaaaggaaaatcaatgaatcaatggctccaaggcatcccatatggctcaaagtatcttacattacctctatgacaagtatcaagtctcagcttaaaagattgatcactcaaatgttcagaaagtcaacagtcgactgggttgacctaaaagtcaactgtgggcaaagtaaagtcaaaactcctgattttttgtcaagatcctaatattgaagtatcattcaccatttgatcaagtattgatcatggttcatcaaggaaagatcaaaaatcaacaattcaaaaagtttctaaattaggattttcataggagaaagtcaactgaactttgaccagccataactctcacatggaacatcagaaattttccatccaaagcttattttgaaggaaatttgattctatacaactttgtctctcacatgccaagtctaaaaatgcttcatttgagagatatgaaccaaaacattataggtccttttcaaaagtcaacaaaaagtcaatttcttcaaaaggacatataaggagcatggaaagttattttgatatgggaccaaaaacattggttagaggactctttaaggtttctaaaaagtccaagaacttggaaaaatgttgaagtatgaggaaatggcaaggtgtacaagttcacctatttccaAAGGCATGTGTGAAGAGAAAAGATCCAAAAtcccaaatatttccaaatgggcctattttATTTTCATCCAATCTTCATCTTGAGCCCATGAACGACCCAAAGAACATATCtccttattttatattatttttgataATTATTCTATGGTTTTTACtcatttaaatcataaataaattgcataaaatagtaaaataaatgggaaatattatttgctttgatattaaatcaatcaaatatattctCTAAATTAGCCAAGTGATAATTGGAAAAAGATTGGTCCAAAAATAGGAAAAAAGATTTgattattttcaatcaaaatcTCATCTCTCCAATATATGATTTCTTTCCAAATCCACTGACATAATTgaatcacatatatatatacacaatacTACCACAAGTAAGGGGGGAACGAAAAAATCTGGTGAAGAgcgttagggtttgcccttaGAAACTTCAAAAGAAACTTGTATCACAAAATCTTGACTTGCAGCCACTCTCAAGCACGTTTAAGTCTCCATCCTTATTCCTGAAGCATTAAGAATCAGTCCCAGGCCAAGAAACAGGTCCATAGCATTCCAGATCATCCTCTCCAACAAACTCACGGTTTGCAAGTTTCTTTAAAAATTCAAACTCTTGACTCACGCTATTGTAATTGATTCCATGCATCTATACGCGTTCATGATGATATTTTGAGGCATTTAGATCCATTATTCGCAAGCTTTCGTGCAGGAATGGTGAGATACCATTGTTAGGACAAGAATATGAAAAGCTTGCGTTCTTGAGGTTACAAGAAGCTTCAATCCAAAATGATCCCTCCAATGGATTCGCAGGACCTTGAATAAGGGATCTGGAAGCTTTGGGGCATTGTCTAACGTGAGTTCTTTGAGTTTCATGTGTGCAGGTTTTGTGATACGGAATCGTTCGTTTTTCGCAGGAAAAACCCCAGTAAATTAcatagcaaaatccgcaggtgttCGATGAAGAAGATAATGAACAGTAACGTGGACCCTTTGACCACATGTGTTGCGCTGCTATTGGCCAGTCCACGATCTTACTTTCTCTCTCCATTTTCATTGGCTCGCGTCAGAATCCAGGGGCCCACTTTGACTTTTACGTTTGAATTCCAGCATATATTGTCTTTAAAAATTATTGTGTGGCTGTGGTTTCAATAACGACTGAAACGCACAGCTCAATTGGTAAAAGGGGAGGTCCTGTGACTTAAGGGTCCAGGGTTCAAACCTCACCCTCCAcgctttttttttaacaaatatatGTTTTAACTTGTTTGCAGATCCAGTGTTGCAAGCCAACGAGTGTGCACGGTGTACTAGTCTATCTTGGCCATCAGATTGTCACAGAGAAGAATCAAGTGATCCTGAGGCGTCGATCCACCATGGAACCCCATGAGCCTCACACGCTGGATTATATACGCCaggttttctattttattttattttgattcagcttttaatttttatttcttcttctttattcaaacttttttttcCTCTTAAAAATTAACCCCCTTTTTACAAAGaatattttttacttaattaattttctagttttttatcataaaattacaattagaataattaattagtagattaatttaggttaattaattagtaaattaattttaggttaaataattagaagtgatttttaacttaattagggtttagattaattaggttaaataatatttaggttaattagtttaatcaatttaggcttattttttaattaggtttaacctTTTTTAATCAAAACCATGTGACTATCAGTAATGTAAGGGTTGTCTATCCACTGTAGGTCAAGGTTCTTTTTAGCCATAAAGTTTTTAACCCTGTTTTTTCTAAACTTATACTTTTATTCGCGAATTCTCATGTCGcatgtctttaattatttattttaatttctgcctttatttttatcttttcctttattttaatttctgtctttatttttatctttgcctttattttaatttctgcCTTATTCAATTTCTGATTTTATTtatgcctttattttattttatgccatttatttaattatttattttctgccatttaaaattctagaaaatgtgtataggtcgcaataagttttcttgtaatagttgtaggttttattTCCTGCATTTAATTTCTGCTTTCATTTTTCTGCCCacgggtgtttattgtaatagcgtaggacatttaattctattttattttctgttgtggttagtaatcttagggagtgcaagtcttgtttaaaataaattagctCACTAATTATTAGATAAacgtaatcgaagttaaccacgtgattgtgcacccacacacctttagggtaatccctcttgttggctgttgccttataattctgttgcctctaattgtactaaatagtcaagtccctcgattccgaggatacctaaagcaaggttgccttaaagaataaaaatcatctagtccctcgatgttgcctcggaaaaataagatgattgtcctattgcaaaggtatcctcgcatgatgcctaaattattaaatgactattatgtccttcccttagactacctgccttctttatggcaagggacagtcttatggcgaacgattattctcgatgacccttcaaacatccaattgaaagacttcctgccctctcatggtatggatagaccctttcgcccgaaaagctaaaagaacgatctttttaaacttagggtaagttgcttttaattgcttgctcaattcaaacaaatttaaaattacttttcacacctcttcttcaaaaacaaattcaaaaagactacgcttatttacaagctaaagttcttcttcaaaggatTTTTATTCACACcctacaattcaaacaaacaagtgagctaagcaattaagagcccatggataaccatggatgcaaagggtgctttacaccttccctttgtataacctacccccgaactcaaaatctttcaaaaggtctttcctgttcttttagcctttcctaattggataaaataaaagtcggtggcgactcatgcttaaccgcgacatttcgataaaaaagtcagttcaccgtattacagtaacaGACACGTAGGATGGTAACCTGGTGTTCTAGGTAAAAACATGGTAAAAGGTTTAAATGGTTGGAATCTGCATTTGGTAAGGGCTgtgcaacaatttttttttaaagggggcaaAATCAAAACTCGCTTATTTGGCAAGGGGTAAAAGgtatttaaccctaaataatatttatagtattatttattagtattattagaagtattattattattgggctctaattgtatttgggcttttagttatattattcattatggatgttatataatgtagtgtctttgacacatttgagatatcaaagaaatgaaaaagtctttattttattagttttttttacttgTCTCTTTTATTTATCTTAGGTTTTCTTGAGTTGTTAGGGTTCTAAATTAGCTTCCTAACAGTAATTCTAAATTCCCGCAGGAAATTTAACTCATGTTTCTAAATTGCAATAGTTAAATCTGAATTCAATAGTTAAATCTAAAATTTAACATCATACAATAGAACGTGTGTCACTACTGATCAGGCCAGCAGCTCCTACTTTCATTTGAGTATCAATATCAAATACTTAGTTTGTACCAAATACTTGATTGAAATTCCAATGAAAAATCATACAATATATTGCAACAACAATGAAACGAAAACATAAATGTTTCGATTTGGTTACATTTGAAGTTCATGTTGATGAGGGATGACATCATGGCACTTCTACCATGGCATATTATAAACTAAAACCACatctaatttacatcattgttctCTCCATCTTGAATCATTGGATCATTTTTCACTAGTATTAGATCGACCTCATCAATTAACCCTTCGTCGGCTAAACCACATATTTGTTCAAGTTTTGTAATAGGCACAACTGGTGACATTTCATCAGATTGATGAGGCATTTCATCCTCGGTGTTTGTTTACCAGTAATTTttgacaaacaaccgctagtcttccaaactttgtaatttggtaacttacaggatcgactagattgatcctaggacatgtatCTTAATGTTTTAGTCTTCTCTATGTTCATTTTATAAGTGAGCATGATTCTGATTTATGAATAGAAACAAGACTCCTTTGTAAAAGAAACTAAATATTTCCTAAGTGCAAAGAATAAGCCTTCGACTATAAAATATTGGGTAAAATGTAAAGGTTGAATCTTAAAGGTTTGCAAGaattgtaaagtgcagaaaagtaaagGTTCGACAGAAATGTAAAAGGTTCTAGTTTAAAGCAAAGAGAAATAAATGGCAAAAAACTGATAGGAATTGATAAAATTGTAAAAACTTGAAGTAAAAGAAACAATGGTGTTTTTATACATACATAATCAACATACTCTTTTCTCTTGCTCCGGTACTTTGAGTATTTAAGTGATTTTCTGTGCACAATGCAAAACACACAAATCTTAAcatctaagactcctatttataataATTCAACCCTAACGGTCTTTACACAGATGAATGCCACGTTCGATATTTCAAACGAAAAGATCTTCTGATGATACCACGTGTTTCTTGGCGAACAGACACAAGTTCAAATTTCAAACTTTTCCCGCTCGAAGCCCTTTTTGAAATCATCCAACGCATATGTCAAAGCGCACTTCCTTCATATTCTAAAATATTCCAATTACGCACTTGAAGCTGTATTTCACTTCGACATATTAAGTCTTCACAAGAGTGAATCTAAATAAGAAATAGCTTCTATGAAGCCACATTTCATACTAGTTTATCCAGAATATGACATTCTTAAATCTTCTTCAATCAAGGGTCGAAATTTCCAGCTAACAGTGTTATCTATCTCCATATAACCCCTTGGTTTTGTGGTGATTGCAACACACCATCCACGCATGTTTCTACACATATCTGGATATGTGACATAATACACATGTTTTGCTTATTGTGCAAGAATGAACGGGTCATATTGACGATATCATTTATTCATTTTAATATCAACAATATTGTACTCCTTATCAACTCTTGTGCCACTATTATTTGTTGGATTAAACCCAGCataataaaatagggaaatattGTTGCTAGAGCCATGATATTCTAATTGAAGGATACATTGGATGATATCGTAAAAATTATCCTCTCCTCCATTTGTAATTCCTTTAACATGTACCCCACAATTTGTAGTCTTTTTACCACGACTCCGTTCTTCAGTGTGAAACTTGTACCCATTAAGAAAGTAGATGTGCCATGATGTTGCCTTAGGATTAGGACCAAGAGCTAATGCCTTCACGTATGGGATAGATGTTCCATTTCTCTTATCATTcacctaaaaaaaatatacatctaatCTTAGTGAGATTACATTGGCAAACTACATCAATGTGAGAAGTACACTTACATATTCctttagccatgaaggaaattgctcGTGTATAAGACCAGAAGCATCTTCCTCATTGATACGATGATATTGCATGAACAATCTAACACCGAATATAAAATTTATGAAGTATTTATACACAATGGCTGAGAACAACGTAGTTGTTTTACAAAATGTACTTACTCGAGGTATGGTTTAACCTCATCACAATTGATTAGGACGTGCATGTGAGCAGATTCCCGTTCCTTATCAAGCACCCAATAGTCTTGAAGCTTTCCGCTAGGACGACCACATTTGTTAAAAATAGAAAGTGTTGGTTGGACATTCTCATGATATGATCCAGGACCTTTTCTCAAACTTGTACATGGCAACAAACTAACAGTCTTAAAATAGTGAGAGCAAAAATAATTAGTTTCACGATGCAAGTAGGCAGTGCATATTGAACCTTCAAcccttgctttatttttcactgAACGTTTGTAGTCTCCCATCAATCTAAGACTGAAAAGGTTAAAAgatgttatttaattaaagtaatatataaaaattacacCTCGTTTAACTTTTAAATGGATACATCCAACGATATTACACGTGACCACCAAGGATTGCTTCATTAGGTAGGTGAATCGGGAGAAGTTCGATCGAGTCAAAGAAACCAAGTGGAAAAATTATTTCTAGCttgcatatgatgatgatgattcttcGTATATCCTTTAAATATCTTAATGTATCACTCTATAGGATACATCCATCTTAAATAAACTGGACCACAAAATCTAATTCCTCTGACTAAATGAACAAGTGAACCATAATGTTAAAAAATAATGGAGGAAAATACAACTCTAATTAACACAAGATTATTGCAGCCTCATCTTCTAGttcatttaattttttgaaatcaAGCACCTTATTACATATAGAattgaagaataagcacaatCTGGTTATAATTACTCTTACATTTTTTGGAAGGATGCCACACATAGCCACTGgtagaagttgttgcatcaagacatgacaatcatgagattttaagccaatTAACTTGAGAATTTTCATTGATACAATTTTCTTGATGTTTGAAGAGTAACCTTGGGAAACTTTGATACCATGCAAACACTCGCAAaaacctttttttcctttttagaaAGAATGTGATATGCCGGAggcaaataatatatttttcttgtATCTTCTGGAGCCAATTATTGTCGTATAACCATCTCCACCATATCTAAATGGAAATTCTTATTATCTTTTGTCTTGCATGAAATATTAAGAAGTGTTCTTATCAAACTATCAAACATATTTTTCTCCACATGCATCACTTCAAGACAATGTCTTACATTGAGGCtagaccaatatggaagatcaaagaacaccgatctctttttccaaatatttctcTCAATGGTACCGTCTTTATTCTTTCCAAAGACAACACTAAGGTGTTCTTCTCTTTGATAAACTTCATCACCAGTTAAAGGTTTAGGAGCAATTTCAAACTCCTGCTCTTTATTAAAGGCCTTATGCAATCTACGATAATGATGATTGGGTTTTAGAAATTTATGATGCCCAAGGTAAACGGTCTTTTTTCCAAACTTAAGCTGGTGAAAAATAGGTATTAGATTCACATATATGACACAGTTTATGTTCTTTGACACTGTATCCAGCCAAATTACCATATGCAGGAAAGTCGTTGATTGTGGAAAATAACATTGCACGCATCTTAAACCTTTCACCAGAATATGCATCATCAACACCTTTATCCCACAAAAGTTTTAAATCCTCAATTAATGGACTTAGATAAACATCTTTTTTGTTTATAAATTGTCTTGGTCTAGAAAAATCATCATACTTAACATCATACACCGGACCTAATCTATCagctttcatccaactacgatccataacaAATTGTGAAATTTATATCAAAATACTAATGTAAATGGCACACTAATGCTACATACACAACATCCTAATATGATTATATGCATATGCATATCCAACACCAAAACCTAAAACATATGCATAACCACGATACAATTCATGACATCAATCACCAACACAATAATTTCATTTGTAACTACACAAAGCTATAgtcataaaatttaaataaaacatgAATAAGGCAACATGAGCAATACACATGACTAACACCGTTCATGAAATGCCAAAAAAGTCAGCATCACttatgtgttaaaaaaataaacatgtaaCCTTAGCGAAGAACATAAACATTCAGaagcatgagagagagagagagaatggtaACATACTGTGATTCGAAGAGGATGAAGATTTTGTTTCGAAAAATGATATTCGTTTCCAAAAAtgaatgaagatggtgaagatttCGCTATCGCTGTCGTTTCGTTCGCTAGGGGACCCTTGTGTGTTATGAACAAAATAAAGTACAGAATATGTTTAAATTTTGTGAGAAAGAATTTCACAACAGTTGCAAGCATCAACCATAGTTGTTATACTTTCAGtttttaaataacaataaatattAAGGGACACACGcttattattattgaaaaaatgGAAAAATGTTGATGTTGGGATTCGAAGCTTGTCACCCAAATTTTATGAGCACAGTTGTTTTTAGAAAccgtgataaaaaaaattaataaaaaaaatcatgcgcataaaaaatgacatattacTACAGTAACTAAATATCTGTGGTAATATAGTATCACcgaatatatattttatagtaGTGATTAATCATGCCCGTGAATGGTAGTTGCAGCCATTAAAAGTAGGAGTAACCAGACAACAGCAAAAGGTTCATCGTTTGGATGAACGAAATAAGGACTTCTTTAATCCAATTGTTGATCAATAAGAGCGGTGGAATGAGGCATGAATGAAAGAAAGCTTAAAGAAGGTGATAATTGAAGGAGAGGAAATTGATTGGATTAAAAAGACTTATAATATTATGTTAGAAGATGTAGATCACCGtgaaatgaaaataaaactataaattcattcattcaaatcaaTAGTAAAAAGACACTTAGATCATTGCTTTAAACCCAATTCATTTAACAAAGAGGATTGTTATTTTGACACTATAAAATGGCATCAATTGCCCGTAAAAAATACTACATATCTTTGTGTTGTTTttgtgaaagaaagaaaaaataattattaaataattaaacgaGATAGGTGTCAATATAAGTGTAACAATAACATTTCCCTTTAACAAACTCAAGCTATCTACTTACTAAAAATAATGAATTCATAACCAAATGTTGTACCTAACTTTTAAACTTAGCTGCCAAAATAGGAAAGTTTGTTGTACTCTCACAAGTCTTGAGCCATTCAACTAGTAATCATATCTGAGCCTTCTAACATAATGAGACATgagattaaataatataaaaaaaaatcacttttcaacaaattaatttatctaatcttatttgaattttaaattaagttaTCTAatcttatttgaattttaaattaagtaTATCAACTTTTGAGatagtatattttattttagatgGAGTGTAGTTGGTAGTACATCTATCCCTATGCATTTAAGACCCATCTAGAAAAAGCGAAACGTTTCATCCAGCTTTCCACACACCACACATGGTCCCCATTTTCATTTCTCATCATCCGTCCGATTTCAAAACTAATCTAACGGTCCTAACTCATCCACGATCTCAGACATTAACCTTTGATTCAGCAGATTCCACATGGTTCACATTGTTCCACGATTACCCTTTCTAAACCGTCAGATGCTAAAAGATCCAACGGTCAGAATCCTGCATAGAACCTCAACTTGGTAGCGGGAACAACAACTTGAAGAGAGAAAAAATGATGAGAAGAGTTTGATTGAGCTGGCTGAGATTTGGAACAAGATGGAAGGTTTAGCAACTGGGTCGAATGAAAGGAGTGAACTTGTTCGAGTTAGACATGGTTCTGATTCTGGGGTTGGTGTTTCTCGTacaaaaaaaactcatttttaataCTTTAGTTCATAATCATAGTATGTTGTTCAATGATGACTTGTTTTTCTTTTCTGGGTCATTAAATTTTGTTAAAAAGAttgaatttttatgcatgcaatggAAATGGGTGATGGAATTTTTCAAGTTTTAGTCCTTTTGTAGATTATTCAGTATTCAAGAGTAGTTTTTTTTATAGGGTATATGATTTAGTTGGTTGTTCATCTGTTTGATTGTTGATGCATATTCTGATGTTTTCCTATTCATTGTTTGAACTTCTTTAAGTTGGGAATTTTGTACTTTCTTTAGTTTAAATTTGTGATTTGCAATTAGTATGTGGATTTGAATCTGTAAGT from Vicia villosa cultivar HV-30 ecotype Madison, WI unplaced genomic scaffold, Vvil1.0 ctg.000141F_1_1_1, whole genome shotgun sequence includes these protein-coding regions:
- the LOC131624570 gene encoding uncharacterized protein LOC131624570: MDQSYSNRSINSLEISSVPQCGCRLPMKMWVANTMQNRNRKFWKCHLAGGLNSCDLFLWDDEFATAMGESTKSENRDCKKCNVALVKLEIIVKKLEKTKLKVTIMQKKIYQMKMAFMFCLIMFAVILKFKN
- the LOC131624571 gene encoding uncharacterized protein LOC131624571, which produces MDRSWMKADRLGPVYDVKYDDFSRPRQFINKKDVYLSPLIEDLKLLWDKGVDDAYSGERFKMRAMLFSTINDFPAYGNLAGYSLKFGKKTVYLGHHKFLKPNHHYRRLHKAFNKEQEFEIAPKPLTGDEVYQREEHLSVVFGKNKDGTIERNIWKKRSTVSLLPCTSLRKGPGSYHENVQPTLSIFNKCGRPSGKLQDYWVLDKERESAHMHVLINCDEVKPYLELFMQYHRINEEDASGLIHEQFPSWLKEYVNDKRNGTSIPYVKALALGPNPKATSWHIYFLNGYKFHTEERSRGKKTTNCGVHVKGITNGGEDNFYDIIQCILQLEYHGSSNNISLFYYAGFNPTNNSGTRVDKEYNIVDIKMNK